The genomic DNA CCACCCCGGCACCGTCGTCGCGGTCTCGCACGACCGGATCTTCCTGGAGCGGGTCGCCACCGCGATCCTGGAGGTCGACGCCGACCGCAGATCGGTCGTGCGGTACGGCGGCGGTTACGCCGGCTTCCGTGAGGAGCGGGAAGCCGCCCGTCGGCGCTGGGAACAGGCATACGCGCGCTGGTGCGACGAGAGTGCCCGGCTCGATGAGTACACGCGCACCACCGCACATGGTGTCGCGGCCGGCCGGGCGATCAAGGACAGCAACAAGATGGCGTACGACCGTGCGGCCGGGCGGGTTCAGGCATCGGTGTCCGGGCGGATCCGCCAGGCTCAGGAGAGGCTGCGACGGCTCCAGGACGAGCCCGTGGCCAGACCGCCGGAGCCGTTGCGCTTCGCCGCCCGCCCCGCGGCCGGTGAGGCGGCGGGGGAACTGCTGTCCCTGCGGGGCGTCCGTGTCGGCGATCGGCTCGCCGTCGACGAGTTCACCCTGTCGGCCGGGGAGAAGCTGCTGATCCACGGCGCGAACGGCTCGGGCAAGTCGACTCTGCTGCGGGTCATGGCCGGTGTCCTGGTTCCGGACAGGGGCTCCGTCGTCCGCCGGGGCGGCATCGGGTATCTCGCGCAGGAGATTCCGGTGCGACGCCCCGCGGAGCAGGTGCTCGAGGCGTTCGGCAGAGGGCTGCCGGCAGCCCCGGACGAACAGGCCGAACTGCTCCTGTCGTACGGCCTGTTCCGACGCCGCGACCTCCATGTGCGGGTCGGCTCGCTCTCGGCCGGCCAGCGCCGGCGACTGGCTCTCGCCAGGCTGCTCGCCCGCCCCGCTGACCTGCTGCTCCTCGACGAACCTGCCAACCACCTCGCCCTCGGGCTGGTGCAGGACCTGGAGACCGCACTGGAGCACTGGGCCGGGGCGCTGGTGGTGGTCTCCCACGACCGACTGCTGCGCCGCCGTTTCGTTGGTCACATACGCCGGATGGAGTCCGGACAACTGCTCGATCGCGCCGGACTCGATCTAGGGTCGGTCCATGGCACGACCGCAGCGCATTGTCCTCGTCCGGCACGGTGAGTCCGAGGGCAATGCCGATGACACGGTGTACGAGCGGGAGCCCGACCACGCGCTGAGGCTCACCGCCACGGGGCTGCGGCAGGCCAGGGAGACGGGGGTCCGGCTGCGTGACCTGTTCGAGGGCGAGCGGGTGAGCGTCTATGTGTCTCCCTACCGGCGTACGCACGAGACCTTCCGGTCGCTCGGCCTGGACCTCGGCCGGGTGCGGGTCCGGGAGGAGCCGCGGCTGCGCGAACAGGACTGGGGCAACTGGCAGGACCGGGACGACGTGCGGCTGCAGAAGGCCTACCGGGACGCCTACGGGCACTTCTTCTACCGGTTCGCGCAGGGCGAGTCCGGAGCCGATGTGTACGACCGGGTCGGGGCCTTCCTGGAGAGCCTGTACCGGAGCTTCGAGGACCCGGACCACCCGGAGAACGTCCTGCTGGTCACCCACGGGCTGACCATGAGGCTGTTCTGCATGCGCTGGTTCCACTGGTCGGTGGCGGAGTTCGAGTCACTGTCCAACCCGGGGAACGGCGAGACACGCACCCTCCAGCTCGGCGCGGACGGCCGCTACACCCTCGACCGGCCATTCATACGCTGGCGCACCCCTGAGCCGTACGGCATCACCGGATAGAGTGGCAGGGCGATGACCGCTGACTCTGCTTCCGACCGGCGCTTCGAACGCGCCCTGGCCAGCCTGCGTGGGCTGTCCGTGGGAGACGCCCTGGGCTCCCAGTTCTTCGTACCCGCCAACTATCCGCTGCTGAAACAACGAGCCCTGCCGCCGGGCCCGTGGCAGTGGACCGACGACACCGAAATGGCCTGCTCGGTGCTGGCCGTCCTGGTGGAGCACGGCCGTATCGACCAGGACGCCCTCGCGCGCTCCTTCGCCGTGCAGCACGATTTCGACCGGGGCTACGGCCCCGCCGTGAACCGGATGCTCAGGCTGGTCCGGGAAGGCGGCGACTGGCGTGAGCTGGCGTCCGCGCTGTTCCAGGGCCAGGGGTCCTGGGGCAACGGATCGGCGATGCGGATCGCGCCCCTCGGGGCCTGGTACGCGGGCGATCCGGAACAGGCCACTCACCAGGCCGAGATCTCCTCGTACACCACGCACCAGCACCGCGAGGCCGTGGTGGGAGCGATGGCCGTGGCCGCGGCCGCCTCACTGGCCGCCGCCCCCGGCGGCCCGCCCACGCCGGAGGGCCTGCTGGACGGGGTGATCGCCCTCGTCCCCCGCAGCGCTGTCGGCGCGGGCCTGCGCCGGGCGCGCGACATGCTCGACTACCGCGATTCCGGGACGGTCGCCGCCGTCCTGGGCAACGGACGCCGCACCAGCGCGCACGACACCGTGCCGTTCGCGCTCTGGTCGGCGGCGCGGAGTCTCGGCGACTTCGAGCAGGCGTTCTGGGAGACGGCCCAGGCCGGCGGTGACGTCGATACGACGTGCGCCATCGTGGGCGGAGTCGTCGCCGCGGGCAGCGTGGGAACACCCCCGGCCGCCTGGCTCGCGCAGACGGAGGAGTTCCCGCGCTGGCTCGGCCCGGCACACGACTCCCGGTCCGGCGGCTAAAGGCCGTTCCGCAGTCCCCGGCGGGCGCGCGACGACAGCCACGGCAGCTCGCGGCGTTGTCGGAACATCCGCGTACATCTCCGTACGCGGACGTCCCCTCCGCCGCGCGGCGCACCGCATCCGGGGCCGCGCGCTGATCCGCCGGGGATCGCGGGCCAGCCCTGAGAGCCTGTCGGGTGACCTCTGATCGGGCGGCCACGCCCTGGCACGCACGCTTCCGGCGTGCCGAAATGCCCTGGTAGCTCCGCTACGAGGCCATCCCGGCGCCTTGGAATCGCACGCACCATGCCGCGTCCACTCGCCGATCGAAGGCCACCCGACAGGCTCTGAGCCGAACACCCCCTCGCCCCGCGACCCGCCTCACCGCGCCGACTGTCACGGTCCTGCCACAGCATCACGCGGGATGCCGCAGGACACCGGTCCGCAGCTACTCTTTCGGCCACGCCGCCCCTTGTCGATCTTGACGGGCGTGCGCCGAATGAGACGCCGGGGCAGCCGCGCAGCCCAGTCGCCGCGCGAGTGAACCCCGGTGGGGGAGGGGTCCCATGTCAGATCAACCGTCCGAGGCGCCCAGCCAGTCGTCCGAGGCGCCCAGCCATCCGTACGGGGCGCCCGCCCCGCCCGGGGAGCCCGCCGCCCGTGCGCGGGCGCAGCACGAACGGCCCGGACGGGGAACCGGCCGGCACGAGGGCAACCCGTGGTCGCACGGCACGCCGACGCCCTCGTCGCTGTCCCGGCTCCGTCCGGCCCCGCCGGCCGCCGTCCGGACCGCCACACTCTGGGCGGTTCTGGCCACGGCGCTGCTCAGCGCGGCGCTGCTGGGCGACGGTCTCGGGGTGAACCTCCTGATCGTCGCGGTGCCCGCGGCGCTGGCCGCGTTCTTCGCCGCGCGGGCGGCAGGGCGCCGACCCCGTCCATGGACGCTGACCTGGGCGGCCGGCGGACTCGCCCTCCTCACCGTTCCGGCTCTCCGGGACGCGGGCTGGCCGGCCTTCTTCGCGATCGTGTCGGCCTTCGCGCTGGGCTCGCTCGCCCTCCACGGCAGCCGGAGCTGGCCGGGTGTGCTGGCCGGTTCGCTGGGTATGGCCGACTCGATCGTTCCCGGGGCCCTGTGGGGTTGGCGCGGACTGCGCGACCGTACCGCGGGGTCGAGCGGCCACTGGGGCACAGCGGTACGCACCACGGCGGTGGCCGCCGTGCTGCTGATCGTGTTCGGGGCTCTCTTCGCCGGCGCCGACGCCGCGTTCGCCGACCTCCTGAGCAACCTCGCCCCCGATGTGTCCGCCGAGGACGGACCGTGGCGGTTCTTCCTGTTCCTGATCGGTCTCGCGGGCGCCCTGGCCGCCGCGTACACCGCGGCCGCCCCGATGCGCTGGGACGGGATCACCGTGCGCCCCGGCAAGCCCCGCGGCAGCGCGGAGTGGGCGCTTCCGCTCATCGTGCTCAATCTGCTGTTCGCGGCCTTCATCGCCCTCCAGCTGGCCGTTCTGTTCGGTGGCTACGGCAAGGTGCTGGAGGAGACCGGGCTGACCCGCGCCGAGTACGCCCGGCAGGGCTTCTGGCAGCTCCTCTGGGCCACACTGCTCACCCTCCTGGTGATCGCCCTGGCGCTGCGCTGGGCCCCGCGCGGCGGCAACCGGGACCGCACCCTCGTACGGGCCGTGCTCGGCACCCTGTGTGTGCTCACGCTCGTCGTCGTGGCCTCTGCGCTGCGCCGCATGGACCTGTACGTCGACGAGTTCGGCCTCACCCGGCTCCGGATATCCGTCGCCGCCGTGGAACTCTGGCTCGGCGTGGTGCTCGTGCTGATTCTGGCGGCGGGTGTGTTCGGCGCCAGATTCCTGCCGAGGGCCGTCGCGGTCAGCGCCGCGGCCGGGGTGCTCGCCTTCGGGCTGCTCTCACCGGACGGGGTGATCGCGGAGCAGAACGTCCAGCGCTTCCGCCAGGACAAGCCGATCGACATCGCCTATCTCAAGGGCCTCTCGGCCGACGCCGTACCGGCCCTCAACACGCTGCCGGAACCGCTGCGTTCCTGCGCGCTCCAGGACATCCAGCGGACCTTGGACTCCACGGACTCACCCTGGTACGCCACCAGCTGGGGCGAGGCGCGGGCCAAGGACATCCTGAAGAACCGGAGAGCAACCGTCGAGGGCCGGGGCTGTTACGCACCGGGCAGCGGCAGCGAGCGTGACGGCTACACCGAGGACGACCTCTACGACCCCTACGACCCGTACTGATCCACTGGACCGGTCGGGCGGGGCCAGGTGCGACCGGGCGGGCGGGGCCGGGCGAACCGGGCGCCCCGGGGCCGGACCCTGACCGGCCCGGTCACGACCGGGCCGGATCCGAGCGGTCCCGGGCCGCTTCGGGGGCCCGCCCGCACGCCTTCCGGGGCCCTCGGCCGTGGCCGGTTCGCGCTGCTCGGGGGGAGGCCGCGGGCGGATCCGCGGTATGCCGGGCGCCCCGGGGTGTTGTTGCCGTTGCTGTCGGCGTACGCTGGCTGGCGCCATGCCGTACGAACCACCCACGCACACCGTCGAGCGCTCGCTCCGCGCTACCACCGGTGCCAGAACCGTCGCCGGTGTCGACGAGGTCGGACGCGGAGCGTGGGCCGGCCCCGTCACCGTTTGCGCGGCGGTCACCGGCCTGCGGAAGCCGCCCGAAGGGCTCACCGACTCCAAGCTGATCACCCCCAGACGCCGCGCCGAACTGGCCCCGCTGCTCAAGAAGTGGGTCACGGCCTACGGACTCGGTCACGCGTCGCCGCAGGAGATCGACGAACTCGGCATGACCGCCGCCCTCAGGCTCGCCGCGGTGCGGGCTCTCGAAGGCCTGCCGGTGCGTCCCGACGCCGTCATCCTCGACGGCAAGCACGACTACCTGGGGCAGCCCTGGAAGGTCCGTACCGTGATCAAGGGCGACCAGTCCTGTATCGCGGTCGCGGCGGCCTCGGTCATCGCCAAGGTCCACCGCGACCGGATGATGGCCGAACTGGGCGCGGAATCCGAGGAGTACACAGACTTCGCCTTCGGCGCCAACGCGGGGTATCCCTCTCCCGTACACAGGGCCGCACTGGAGGAGCGGGGGCCGACGCCCCAGCATCGCCTCTCCTGGGCGTACCTGGACGCGTTGCCCAGGTGGCAGCACCTGAAGAAGGTCCGTTTTTCCGCCGAGGCGGCCGAACTGGAAAGCGGGGGCCAGCTCGGCTTCGACTTCTGAACGCGCACACGCGCCCACCTCCGATGCCGACCGTGTCGGCGTTTCACCGACCACATTCATGCCTCTCATCCCCGAGGAGCCTCAGATTCACGAGAGCGCCCAGGGTCCCCGCGTCACTCCGGCCGCCGGCCGCACCGCGCCGACCCCCCGTCCCGTACCAGGTCCGCGTTCCGCGGCCACGCCGCGTCCCGGACGTCCGGTCCCGGGCCCCGCGCGGCCCGCGCCTCCGGCGCAGCGCACGCAACCCGCACCCACTCCCGCCGCCCGGCCCGTGCCGGCCGAGCCGGAGAATCGTTCCGCAACGCAGCTCCAGGTGATCCCGGCTCCGGCCGGCGGCGCCCTCGACGCGGCCGAGGAGGCCGTCGACCTGCTGCTCGAATCCGGACGGGCACCGGGCGACATCCTGGTGCTCACCACCGGTGAGCAGCACCCGTGGGCCGCACACGAGCTCTCCTTCGGAGAGGCCGCCTACTGGGCCCAGCACGACGCCGGTGATGACGTCTTCTTCGGGGACGCGTCGGCGGTAGCCCGTGCCAAGGCCCGCCCCGTGGTCGTGGTCGCGGTGAACGGGGACGCCGATGGCGCCGCCGCCCGCACGCTTCCCGCGGCGCGGGAGCGTGCGGAGGCGCTGCTGATCGTCTGCGGCGACCCGCAGACGATCAACTCCGCGCTCGGCGCGGGCGTCTGAGACGTCCGTCCCCGGTCGTCCGGTGTCCCGGCCGCCCACGCGGCAGCCGGGACACCGGGTCATCGTTTCAGCGGGCGGCGGTGCGCCGCAGGGCCTCCGCCGCTCCGCCGCCGGTGCGTGACGGTGCCGTGTGCCGGCCGTCGGCGCTGTCGGTCAGCGCCGACGGCCGTGACAGCGAACTGGGCCGACGGCCGCCGCGGCCTTCTCCCAGCACCTGCCAGCCTCCGCGGGTCAGGGTGATGTAGGCGCCGCACCGGAGGCCGTGCAGTGTGCAGGCGTCGCGAAGACCCCACATCCACGCACCGTCCTCCTCGGTCCACCGCTCGTCGCCCTCGCGGCAGTAGAGGAGCACCGCGGTGCGTACCGGCGTGCGGCGGCGCAGATCGTGCGGAATGACACGGCGCAGATGGGCCAGTAGCGCGTTGCGGAAGTCCCAGCCGTCCGCGGGCACCGTGGTCCGGCGGACGAACGAGGCGCTGGCCGTGAGCCGCTCCTCGTGATCGAGAACGGCGACGACGGCGGTGGACGGTGTCGGACGGTGCCGGGCGTGCAGGCCGCTGACGACCTCACGCGGGCTGCGCAGGAGGGGGATGCCCGCGGAGGCCCACTCGGCCGGTTCGAGCATCCTGGCAAGGTGGTTGGCGGAGTATGCGGAAACCGAGGACGCCGCTGTCGCGGAGTCTGCGGACGGAGCGAATCCGAAGGTCACGGTCCTCCCTTCGCTACGCGCCCACGGTGCGGGCAGGGTGGGTGGGGGCGCGCCGCGGCACAGCCCTTCCGGGCCGCGAAGAGACCGTGCGGGGAGCGACTCCAATTCTTCCTGGCGTATCCGCAGGCGGCAACGAGCAATTTGCTGTGGCTGACGGGAATCAGCCGGAATGACACTGATATCCCTGCCCGGATACCACCCGGATGAGACCACCTTTCCCGCCCGAACAGCGAGGACCAGCGGAAACACCCGTTCCGGCCCGCTGCCCGAGCGCCGTCCGGAGGCGGCGATTGTCCATTGTCCTTGCCATCGGGTTGCATGGGGGGATGGACAACCTGGAGCTCCGCGCCGAAGCCGATGCCATCCTCGCCGAGCTCGTCGGCGACCCCGGGGGGTCGGCGCGGCTGCGGGAGGACCAGTGGCAGGCCGTGGCGGCTCTGGTGGAGGAGCGCAGGCGGGCGCTGGTGGTGCAGCGCACCGGCTGGGGCAAGTCGGCGGTCTACTTCGTCGCCACCGCTCTGCTGCGCCGTCGCGGCTCCGGCCCCACGGTGATCATCTCGCCGCTGCTGGCGCTGATGCGCAACCAGGTCGAGTCGGCGGCGCGGGCCGGTATCCAGGCGCGGACCATCAACTCCGCCAACCCGGAGGAGTGGGAAACGATCTACGGGGAGGTCGAGCGCGGCGAGACCGATGTCCTCCTCGTCAGCCCGGAGCGCCTCAACTCCGTGGACTTCCGTGATCAGGTGCTGCCCAAGCTCGCGGCCACGACCGGTCTGCTCGTGGTGGACGAGGCGCACTGCATCTCCGACTGGGGCCACGACTTCCGCCCCGACTACCGCAGGCTGCGGGCGATGCTCGCCGAGCTGGCCCCCGGTGTGCCGGTCCTGGCGACCACCGCGACCGCCAACGCACGCGTCACCGCGGATGTCGCCGAGCAGTTGGGCACCGGTGCCGGAGAGGCCCTGGTGCTGCGCGGCCCGCTGGAGCGGGAGAGCCTGCGGCTCGGTGTGGTCCGGCTGCCGGACGCGGCGCACCGCCTCGGCTGGCTCGCCGAGCACCTGGACGAGCTGCCGGGCTCCGGGATCATCTACACCCTCACCGTCGCCGCCGCCGAGGAGGCCACCGCCTTCCTGCGCCAGCGGGGCTTCCGCGTGGCCTCGTACACCGGGAAGACGGAGAACGCCGACCGGCTGCAGGCCGAGCTCGACCTCCAGGAGAACCGGGTCAAGGCGCTGGTCGCGACGTCGGCGCTGGGCATGGGCTACGACAAGCCGGACCTGGGCTTCGTGGTCCATCTCGGCTCGCCGTCCTCGCCGATCGCCTACTACCAGCAGGTGGGGCGCGCGGGCCGCGGTGTCGCCCACGCCGATGTGCTGCTGCTGCCGGGCAAGGAGGACGAGGCCATCTGGCGCTACTTCGCCGACACCGCCTTCCCGCCCGAGACACAGGTTCGCCAGACCCTCGCGGCCCTCACCGACGCGGGGCGGCCGCTGTCCGTTCCGGCCCTGGAAGCAGCGGTGGATCTTCGGCGCAGCCGGCTGGAGACCATGCTGAAGGTGCTGGATGTCGACGGCGCGGTCAAGCGGGTGAAGGGCGGCTGGACGGCCACGGGGGCCGAGTGGGTGTACGAGGCCGAGCGCTACGCGTGGGTGGCGCGGCAGCGGGCGGCCGAGCAGCAGGCGATGCGCGACTACGTGAGCACGTCCCTGTGCCGGATGGAGTTCCTGCGCCGGCAGCTGGACGACGAGGGGGCGAGCCCGTGCGGCCGGTGCGACAACTGCGCGGGCGCCTGGGCCGATTCCTCCGTCTCGACGGAGACGCTGACGGGGGCGACGAGGGAACTGGACCGTCCGGGCGTGGAGGTGGAGCCCCGCCGGATGTGGCCGACGGGGATGCCGGCCCTCGGTATCGAGCTCAAGGGGCGTATCCCGGCCAAGGAGCAGTGTTCCACCGGGCGTGCCCTGGGCCGGCTCTCGGACATCGGCTGGGGCAACCGGCTGCGCCCGCTGCTGGCCGAGAACGCGCCCGACGGACCGGTCCCCGACGACGTCCTGCAGGCCGCGGTGGCGGTGCTCGCCGACTGGGCGCGTTCCCCGGGCGGCTGGGCGCCCGGTGTTCAGGACGCCACCGCCCGGCCGGTGGGAGTCGTCGCCGTACCGTCCCTGACCCGCCCGCAGCTGGTGGGTTCCCTCGCCCAGGGAATCGCGGACATCGGCCGTCTCCCGTTCCTGGGGACCCTGACGTACACCGGGGCGGGCGGCGCGCACGCGGCCCGGCGCAGCAACTCCGCCCAGCGGCTGAGGGCGTTGTCCGGCGCCTTCGCCGTTCCCGAGGAGCTGGCCGGTGCGCTCGCCGGGTCTCCCGGTCCGGTCCTGCTCGTGGACGACCGTACGGACTCCGGCTGGACCCTCGCCGTCGCAGCCCGGCTGCTGCGCCGGGCGGGCGGTGAGCAGGTGCTTCCGCTGGTCCTCGCCGCGACCGGGTGAACTGAACGCCGCCTGCGGGGACTCCGTCCCGGTGAACGCCTCCCGCGCGGACCCCGCCCCGGTGGAATCCGCCCGCCGGGGCGGCTCAGGCAGGTGTCAGGGGCGGCTCAGGCGTCGGGGCGGCCGGTCAGATAGCCGCCCATGGAGGTGAAGTACTCCGCCGCGGGCAACTCCCGCCCGTCCTCGGTCCGTACGCGTGTGATGGCCAGGCCGTGGTTGCGGCCGGTGCGGGCGTCGGGTCCGGCCACGATCACCACACCGTCGCCCTCACGGTAGAAGATGCGGCCGGGCGTACCGCCGTAGCGTCCCTGGGACACCACCGCGGCGAGGAGTTCGAGCCGCTTGCCCTTGTGGAAGGTGAAGGCGCTGGGGTACGGCTCGGACTGCGCGCGGACCAGACGCTCCAGGACGTCCGCCGGCCAGGTCCAGTCGACACGGATGTCCTCGGCGGAGCGCTTGTGGAAGAAGCTCGCTGCGGAGCGGTCCTGCTTGGTGAACTCCGCCTGCCCGGTGGCGATCAGGTCGAGGGCGCCGATGGTGACCGGGGCGATGAGGCCGACGGTCTTGTGGAACAGGTCGGTCGCGGTGTCCGTGGGACCGACCGGGACCGCCTCCTGCCGGACGATGTCACCGGCGTCGAGTTCGTCGTTCATCATGTGCGCGGTGACGCCCACTTCGGGCTCACCGTTGATCAGGGCCCAGATCAACGGTGAGAAGCCGGCGTACTTCGGCAGCAGCGAGTCGTGGACGTTCAGCGTGCCGTGGCGCGGGAGTCCGAAGATGCGCGGGGGTATCCACGTCCGCCAGTTGTTGGCCACGATGATGTCCGGTTCGGCCTCCTTGAGACGCTCGAACACCTCGTCGTCGGGGCGGTTGCAGATCACCACCGGAACGCCGTGCTCCTCGGCGAGATCGGCGACGGAGTCGCTCCAGATCTTCTCGTACGCGTGCTCGCTCCGGGGGTGTGTCACGACCAGAACCACGTCGTGATCGGAGTCCAGAAGGGCTTGCAGGGTCCGGTGCCCCCAGGTCTGGTATCCGAACATGGCGACCCGCATGGGGTTCCTCCTCAGAGCAGGGGTTGACCGACGGAAAGTAAAGCAAGGCTTACCTCAGTTTGCAACGCGCTCACCAGGGGCCCCAGTTGGCGGGTCTCGCTGTCCATTCTTCCGTCTTGCCCTATCGACAGCCGCATAAGATTAGCTTAGGCTCACCTAAGTTTTGATGGGTCGTTCTGTCGGCGTGCCCATCTTTCGTATGTCGTACCTTCCCCACGCCTGCGCCTGACAGGCGGCTTCTCCTTACGATTGGGAGTGACATGTCACCGGTTCTTCCTGGCGACGCGGCACCGGTCCACGACCTCATAGGCATCGGCTTCGGGCCGTCCAATGTGGCCATGGCCATCGCGCTGAGCGAGCACAACGCACGCGTCGGCAGGCAGGAGACGGTCACCGCCCACTTCTTCGAGCAGCAGCCGCGCTTCGGCTGGCACCGCGGCATGCTGATCGACGACGCGACCATGCAGGTGTCCTTTCTCAAGGACCTCGTGACGCTCCGGAACCCGGCCAGTGAATTCAGCTTCCTCTGCTACCTGCAGAGCAAGGGCCGTCTGATCGACTTCATCAATCACAAGAACCTCTTCCCCCTGCGGGTGGAGTTCCACGACTACTTCGAGTGGGCCGCGGCCAAGGTCGACGACATGGTCTCCTACGGCCACGAGGTCGTCGGCGTCACGCCCGTCGTCCGCGACGGAGTCGTGGAGCACCTGGATGTGACGGTCCGCTCGGCGGAGGGGCTCGTGGTCCACCGTGCCCGCAACCTCGTGATCGGCACCGGGCTGCGTCCCCGCATGCCGGAAGGCGTGGAGCGCGGCGACCGCGTCTGGCACAACTCCGAACTGCTGTCGAAGGCCGGCGGGCTGGAGGGCACCTCGCCCTCCCGGTTCGTCGTCGTGGGCGCCGGCCAGAGCGCCGCCGAGAACGTCGCCTATCTGCACCGCTGCTTCCCGCAGGCCGAGATCTGCGCGGTCTTCTCCCGCTACGGCTACAGCCCCGCGGACGACAGTGCCTTCGCCAACCGGATCTTCGACCCCGGGGCGGTCGACGAGTACTTCGCCGCGCCCGACGACGTCAAGGGCCGGCTGATGGACTATCACGGAAACACCAACTACTCCGTGGTGGACATCGACTTGATCGACGACCTGTACCGGAAGATGTACCAGGAGAAGGTCCTCGGTGCCGAGCGGCTGCGCTTCCTCAATGTTTCCCGGCTCGTGGACGTCAAGGAGACACCGGACAGGGTCCACGCCACGGTGAGGTCCCTCGTCACGGGTGAGGAGATGGACGTGGACGCCGACGTGGTGGTGTGCGCCACCGGCTACAGCCCCGTCGACCCCCTCCGCCTCCTCGGCGAGGTCGCGGACCGCTGCCTCCGCGACGACGAGGGCCGCGTCCGCGTCGAGCGCGACTACCGCATCACGACGGACCACGACCTGCGCTGCGGGATCTATCTGCAGGGCGGTACGGAGCACACGCACGGCATCACGTCGTCGCTGCTGTCCAACACCGCGATCCGGGTCGGCGAGATCCTGGACTCACTGGTCGGCCGGGGTGCCAAGTCCGCCTCCGACGAGGCCCGCCCCGTCGTGGACGGAACCGTCCGTTGACGGATGTCCCGTGGGAGATCCGGCGGCACCGCGCTCCGGGCGGGGGGCGCCCGGACGGCTGTGCGGCCCCGGTGGAGCAGAGGGATAGCGTACGTCGACATGTGCACGACTGCAGTTGAGCGCCCCGCGCCCCGGGGCATGGCAGAGGCCCGCCGGCGGCGGGCCATGGGTGTGGGCGCGCTCGTGGTGATCCTCGTGATCGCCGGGGTGGTGTCGCTGGCCGTGGGCGCACGCGCGCTGAGCCCCGCCGAGGTGTGGCACGGGCTGTTCGGAGCGCCGGACCCGGACCAGAAGCTGACCGAGATCAGGCTCATCGTGCAGACCGTGCGGGTGCCCCGGACGGTGCTCGCGGTCGTGGCGGGCATCGCGCTGGGGGTCGGCGGGGCGCTGATCCAGGGGTACACGCGCAACCCGATCGCCGACACGGGCCTGCTGGGGGTGAACTCCGGCGCCTCGTTCGCCGTGGTGAGCGCCATCGCCCTGTTCGGGCTGAGCAACCCGTTCCAGTACGTCTGGTTCGCCTTCCTGGGAG from Streptomyces sp. NBC_00654 includes the following:
- a CDS encoding methionyl-tRNA formyltransferase, translating into MRVAMFGYQTWGHRTLQALLDSDHDVVLVVTHPRSEHAYEKIWSDSVADLAEEHGVPVVICNRPDDEVFERLKEAEPDIIVANNWRTWIPPRIFGLPRHGTLNVHDSLLPKYAGFSPLIWALINGEPEVGVTAHMMNDELDAGDIVRQEAVPVGPTDTATDLFHKTVGLIAPVTIGALDLIATGQAEFTKQDRSAASFFHKRSAEDIRVDWTWPADVLERLVRAQSEPYPSAFTFHKGKRLELLAAVVSQGRYGGTPGRIFYREGDGVVIVAGPDARTGRNHGLAITRVRTEDGRELPAAEYFTSMGGYLTGRPDA
- a CDS encoding lysine N(6)-hydroxylase/L-ornithine N(5)-oxygenase family protein, translated to MSPVLPGDAAPVHDLIGIGFGPSNVAMAIALSEHNARVGRQETVTAHFFEQQPRFGWHRGMLIDDATMQVSFLKDLVTLRNPASEFSFLCYLQSKGRLIDFINHKNLFPLRVEFHDYFEWAAAKVDDMVSYGHEVVGVTPVVRDGVVEHLDVTVRSAEGLVVHRARNLVIGTGLRPRMPEGVERGDRVWHNSELLSKAGGLEGTSPSRFVVVGAGQSAAENVAYLHRCFPQAEICAVFSRYGYSPADDSAFANRIFDPGAVDEYFAAPDDVKGRLMDYHGNTNYSVVDIDLIDDLYRKMYQEKVLGAERLRFLNVSRLVDVKETPDRVHATVRSLVTGEEMDVDADVVVCATGYSPVDPLRLLGEVADRCLRDDEGRVRVERDYRITTDHDLRCGIYLQGGTEHTHGITSSLLSNTAIRVGEILDSLVGRGAKSASDEARPVVDGTVR